One Oxobacter pfennigii DNA segment encodes these proteins:
- a CDS encoding YodL domain-containing protein, whose translation MAGKADNTKNQVKEITDRLEQGVKDLFSGDKYLTYLQTMSRFRRYSTRNTLLIYMQKPDATLVAGFQAWQAKFGRYVKKGEKGIKILAPTPFTIRKEQQKLDPDTRMPVLDASGLPVTEEVEVRIARFKVIPVFDLSQTDGKPLPSLVEDLIGDVKHYEVFLEALRTVSPLPIRFEPLEPGTDGHCRMGDRISIREGMSEIQTISAVIHEITHARLHDPEHTPPEDETVKPKDRRTEEVEAESVSYAVCQYYGIETAANSFGYLAEWSKTRELKELNASLDIIRKTAAELIDSIDGNFRALAKERGISLDSQQREEAPVPAPDTSSPSIEETVPSPSKPEKQYKLGYGHMGNGLTVWNRLEEQNGDYVTVAHIGADRSVTFYDKDMPEAVKAGIEKVARTSEMSVSATQDTPVFSVPPIPDTPNIPELDTASEVLAPVPETASTPEPEQEASEEDGLLPDPAIGLSERDLFGYTDPAMLPLLTGRAQELFDADHTIYMLYPDNTEAMVFEREEIAGHDGIFGMEAEEWQASREFGQMKNSARNSEASREADLLYGSGDRFGIYQLKDGDALRYHRWAHFDELQKGGMTVDRANYELVYTAPLTEGTTLGDIVETFNIDHPTDFHGHSLSASDIVVFKKDGEVKSFYDDGGPFVELPAFIGNEGLDKTYTHSGNMPEHSDPEPPPSVAELEAQVKAGKQISLLDLANAVKKDAEHIRHKEKPSILARLQEGKKAANNSEQKDVPKRSKEREV comes from the coding sequence ATGGCCGGTAAAGCCGACAATACAAAAAATCAGGTGAAGGAAATCACCGACCGGCTGGAACAGGGCGTCAAAGACCTGTTTTCCGGCGACAAGTACCTGACCTACCTGCAAACCATGTCCCGGTTCCGCCGCTACAGCACCCGGAACACCCTGCTCATCTATATGCAGAAGCCGGACGCGACGCTGGTGGCGGGCTTTCAGGCATGGCAGGCCAAATTCGGCAGGTATGTGAAAAAAGGTGAAAAGGGCATTAAAATCCTTGCCCCCACGCCCTTTACCATACGAAAGGAACAGCAAAAGCTTGACCCGGATACCCGTATGCCCGTTCTTGACGCCAGCGGCCTGCCCGTCACAGAGGAGGTGGAGGTGCGCATTGCGCGCTTTAAGGTAATCCCGGTATTCGATCTGTCGCAGACGGACGGGAAACCCCTGCCCAGCCTGGTAGAGGATTTAATTGGCGATGTCAAGCACTACGAGGTGTTTTTGGAGGCGCTGCGGACGGTCTCTCCGCTGCCGATCCGGTTTGAACCGCTGGAGCCGGGCACGGACGGCCACTGCCGTATGGGAGACCGCATTTCCATCCGGGAGGGTATGAGCGAAATTCAGACCATCTCCGCAGTGATCCATGAAATCACCCACGCAAGGCTCCATGACCCGGAGCATACGCCCCCGGAGGACGAAACCGTCAAGCCCAAAGACCGCCGCACCGAGGAAGTGGAGGCCGAAAGCGTTTCCTATGCCGTGTGCCAGTATTACGGCATTGAGACTGCCGCCAACAGCTTCGGTTATTTAGCGGAATGGAGCAAGACACGGGAGCTAAAGGAGCTGAACGCTTCGCTGGATATTATCCGTAAAACGGCGGCGGAGCTGATTGACAGCATTGACGGGAACTTCCGTGCCCTCGCCAAGGAGCGGGGGATTTCCCTTGACTCACAGCAGCGGGAGGAAGCGCCGGTTCCCGCGCCGGATACTTCTTCTCCTTCCATAGAGGAAACCGTACCGTCTCCGTCCAAGCCGGAAAAGCAGTATAAATTAGGCTACGGGCATATGGGCAACGGTCTTACGGTATGGAACCGTCTGGAGGAACAAAACGGCGATTACGTTACGGTGGCCCATATCGGCGCTGACCGGAGCGTGACCTTCTATGATAAGGATATGCCGGAGGCGGTGAAAGCCGGGATTGAAAAAGTGGCCAGGACATCGGAAATGAGTGTATCCGCAACTCAGGATACTCCTGTGTTCTCCGTACCGCCCATACCGGATACGCCGAATATACCGGAGCTTGATACGGCATCGGAAGTGCTCGCTCCCGTGCCGGAAACCGCTTCCACACCCGAACCGGAACAGGAGGCTTCGGAGGAGGACGGTCTGCTACCCGATCCTGCCATCGGTCTGTCCGAACGGGATTTATTCGGCTATACCGATCCTGCCATGCTCCCGCTGCTGACCGGGCGGGCGCAGGAGCTTTTTGACGCCGACCACACCATTTATATGCTGTATCCGGACAATACCGAGGCTATGGTATTTGAACGGGAGGAAATTGCCGGGCATGACGGTATCTTTGGCATGGAAGCCGAGGAATGGCAGGCGTCGCGGGAATTTGGGCAGATGAAAAATTCCGCCCGAAACAGTGAAGCCTCCCGGGAGGCCGATCTGTTATACGGCAGCGGAGACCGCTTTGGCATCTATCAGTTAAAAGACGGCGACGCACTGCGTTATCACCGCTGGGCACATTTTGATGAGCTGCAAAAAGGCGGCATGACCGTTGACCGTGCCAATTATGAGCTGGTTTATACGGCACCGCTTACGGAGGGCACCACACTCGGGGATATCGTAGAAACCTTTAACATTGATCATCCAACTGATTTTCACGGACACAGCCTGTCTGCCAGCGATATTGTGGTTTTTAAAAAGGACGGCGAAGTCAAGTCCTTCTATGACGATGGCGGCCCCTTTGTGGAACTGCCTGCTTTTATCGGTAACGAGGGTTTGGACAAAACATATACCCATTCTGGGAATATGCCCGAGCACTCCGATCCGGAGCCACCGCCCTCTGTTGCCGAGCTGGAAGCGCAGGTCAAGGCCGGAAAACAGATATCCCTTCTCGATCTGGCAAACGCGGTCAAAAAGGATGCGGAGCATATCCGCCATAAGGAAAAGCCCTCGATTCTTGCAAGGCTGCAAGAGGGGAAGAAAGCGGCGAACAATTCGGAACAGAAAGATGTACCCAAACGAAGCAAGGAACGGGAGGTATAA
- a CDS encoding prepilin peptidase: protein MLALFYTVPLIWAAVSDYRKRIIPDWTWISILVLGLASAFLLPVPPLYERIAGFFLPGLCLLWLAVKFGGVGGGDIKLTAAMGFAFGLYALAAILFLALLPACVYAKATRQRSVPLAVFLCVGAFGYAAALLAFHLI from the coding sequence ATGCTCGCGCTTTTTTATACCGTCCCCCTTATATGGGCGGCGGTTTCCGATTACAGAAAGCGGATCATTCCCGACTGGACCTGGATCAGTATCCTTGTCCTCGGGCTGGCATCCGCTTTCTTGCTGCCCGTACCGCCCCTTTATGAAAGAATTGCGGGATTTTTTCTGCCGGGGCTCTGCCTTTTATGGCTTGCCGTAAAATTCGGCGGTGTGGGCGGCGGCGATATCAAGCTGACGGCGGCCATGGGCTTTGCGTTCGGGCTGTATGCCCTGGCTGCGATCCTTTTTCTTGCCCTGCTTCCGGCCTGCGTGTACGCAAAGGCGACCAGGCAAAGAAGCGTTCCGCTGGCCGTCTTTCTATGCGTCGGCGCGTTTGGGTATGCCGCCGCTTTGCTGGCGTTTCACCTGATTTGA